In Dolichospermum flos-aquae CCAP 1403/13F, the following proteins share a genomic window:
- a CDS encoding HEPN domain-containing protein: MNKEQEFLVQKSQDSLRAAKILAGENLADFAASRAYYAMFYIAEAFLVSENLSFSKHSAVISKFGELFARTGKIDPKFHRYLIDAEQIRLKGDYDRSERLTAEDAKLLIERTEEFLELVNYLSSC, translated from the coding sequence ATGAACAAAGAACAAGAGTTTCTAGTGCAAAAATCTCAAGATAGTCTGCGTGCAGCTAAAATTTTAGCTGGTGAAAATCTAGCTGATTTTGCTGCCTCTCGTGCCTATTATGCCATGTTTTATATAGCTGAAGCATTCCTGGTAAGTGAAAATCTCAGTTTTAGCAAACACTCCGCTGTAATTAGTAAATTTGGCGAACTTTTTGCCAGAACTGGTAAAATTGATCCTAAATTTCACCGTTATCTAATTGATGCAGAACAGATACGTTTAAAGGGAGATTATGATCGTTCTGAACGTTTAACTGCTGAAGATGCAAAACTACTGATTGAAAGAACCGAAGAGTTCCTAGAATTAGTAAACTATCTATCATCTTGCTAA
- a CDS encoding nucleotidyltransferase domain-containing protein, with product MRHPKLEEIMQELCNNLLETYQDQLIAVILFGSQARGDATPDSDFDVLVILKDLVQATKEIEKIGFFLSPLCLKYSVVISNLFYSLSRFEKEQTMLIQNIKKEGIYFYEQRTRVSSAKISR from the coding sequence ATGAGACACCCAAAACTAGAAGAAATTATGCAGGAATTGTGTAATAACTTGCTTGAAACATACCAAGATCAACTAATTGCAGTGATTCTTTTTGGTTCTCAAGCGCGTGGTGATGCTACTCCTGATTCAGATTTTGATGTATTAGTTATACTGAAGGATTTAGTGCAAGCAACCAAAGAAATTGAAAAAATTGGCTTTTTTCTTAGTCCCCTTTGTTTAAAATATAGTGTAGTAATTTCTAACCTGTTTTACTCCCTCAGTCGTTTTGAAAAAGAACAAACAATGCTAATCCAAAATATCAAAAAAGAAGGTATTTATTTTTATGAACAAAGAACAAGAGTTTCTAGTGCAAAAATCTCAAGATAG
- a CDS encoding SDR family NAD(P)-dependent oxidoreductase: MKIQGKVALITGASRGIGKAIALELAKQGMKRLILVARDRQKLAEVAAQIEALGVETTIMALDLTHSINVNIAVAQLWRSYGPIHLLVNCAGVAHQNSFLQSKLPQLQEELSVNLMGMYTLTSLIAKRMVSQKRGIIVNVSSLMGKVAAPTMATYSATKFAIVGFTQALRQELAQHNVRVIALLPSLTETDMVRDLQSFRGVIPMTPEQVAQALVIGIENDTAEILVGWQSHLAVLCQRLAPWLLEIILQLATPKKPLPDAAG, from the coding sequence ATGAAGATTCAAGGAAAAGTTGCACTAATTACCGGGGCTTCCCGTGGCATTGGTAAAGCGATCGCATTAGAATTAGCCAAACAAGGCATGAAAAGGTTAATATTAGTAGCACGCGATCGCCAAAAGTTAGCCGAAGTAGCCGCCCAAATCGAAGCTTTGGGCGTAGAAACTACAATTATGGCCTTAGACTTAACTCACTCAATCAACGTCAACATAGCCGTAGCCCAACTTTGGCGCAGTTATGGACCCATTCATCTCCTCGTAAATTGTGCCGGAGTCGCACATCAAAACTCATTTCTGCAATCAAAACTCCCCCAACTGCAAGAAGAACTCTCCGTCAATTTGATGGGAATGTACACCCTCACCAGCTTGATAGCCAAACGCATGGTTAGTCAGAAAAGGGGGATCATTGTCAATGTCTCCAGTTTAATGGGGAAAGTTGCCGCCCCGACAATGGCCACATATTCCGCCACTAAGTTTGCCATTGTCGGATTTACCCAGGCACTACGTCAAGAACTTGCCCAACACAATGTCCGTGTTATCGCCTTACTCCCTTCCCTCACCGAAACAGACATGGTGCGTGACTTGCAATCATTCCGAGGAGTGATCCCCATGACACCCGAACAAGTCGCCCAAGCCCTCGTCATCGGCATAGAAAACGATACCGCAGAAATCCTAGTCGGCTGGCAATCTCACTTAGCCGTATTATGCCAACGTCTCGCCCCTTGGTTACTAGAAATCATCCTGCAACTAGCAACACCGAAAAAACCATTACCTGATGCTGCGGGATAA